In a genomic window of Phacochoerus africanus isolate WHEZ1 chromosome 6, ROS_Pafr_v1, whole genome shotgun sequence:
- the SH2D2A gene encoding SH2 domain-containing protein 2A isoform X1 — protein sequence MELPLAQIGTQGSREAPAVTFSTFQPMDLNRRSCQGLGSLPGPRLQAPKAEEAQPSPRAPTVHVAAPGATCSPKDIGKAEEMPREEALSLQAETLAWFQKTQAHELLQHGEAPAWFHGFITRREAERLLETEPQGCYLVRFSESAVTFVLTYRSRTCCRHFLLAQLRDGRHVVLGEDSAHARLQDLLLHYTEGPLSPYGEKLTEPLPRQTPEPVGLSLRTEESDPGSKSQDSKPQYSPILKKEQSTAFKQKEGAGEPKEATQPPRPKPRIPARPHLPPEVYTSPAPRPRPTPPHKPSNPIYHEPDEPIAFYAMGRGSPGEAPSNIYAEVEVKVPDSGGESPPRILRHEVLRKCQSRPVLGSQNPGGQQLHSQNSVAEPGLPLPHQPLPRWGHTLPHNLPRQVLQDRGQAWLPLGPPQ from the exons ATGGAGCTCCCCCTGGCCCAGATAGGCACCCAAG GGAGTCGAGAAGCCCCCGCCGTAACCTTCAGCACCTTCCAGCCCATGGACTTGAACCGCCGGAGCTGCCAGGGCCTGGGTTCGCTTCCGGGACCCAGACTCCAGGCCCCGAAGGCCGAagaagcccagcccagccccagggccccgACTGTCCACGTGGCG GCCCCAGGCGCTACGTGCAGCCCAAAGGACATTGGGAAGGCTGAAGAGATGCCTAGAGAAGAAGCCTTGTCCCTACAAGCAGAGACTCTGGCTTGGTTCCAGAAGACCCAGGCCCATGAGCTCCTGCAGCACGGGGAAGCCCCTGCCTGGTTCCACGGCTTCATCACCCGGAG AGAAGCCGAAAGGTTGCTGGAAACAGAGCCTCAGGGATGTTACTTGGTGCGTTTCAGCGAGAGCGCCGTGACCTTTGTGCTGACTTACAG GAGCCGGACTTGCTGCCGCCACTTCCTGCTGGCCCAGCTCCGGGACGGGCGCCACGTGGTGCTGGGCGAGGACAGCGCCCACGCGCGGCTGCAGGACCTGTTGCTGCACTACACGGAGGGCCCGCTCAGCCCCTACGGGGAGAAGCTCACCGAGCCCCTCCCCCGCCAG ACTCCTGAGCCCGTAGGACTGTCCCTAAGGACTGAAGAATCAGACCCTGGAAGCAAAAGCCAGGACTCAAAACCTCAGTACAGTCCAATTCTCAAAAAGGAGCAGAGTACAGCCTTCAAGCAGAAAGAGGGGGCCGGAGAGCCAAAGGAG GCCACCCAGCCTCCCAGGCCTAAGCCTCGCATCCCCGCCAGACCCCACCTGCCCCCCGAAGTCTACACAAGCCCCGCTCCGAGACCCCGCCCAACCCCGCCCCACAAACCCTCCAACCCCATCTACCACGAACCTGACGAGCCCATAGCTTTCTACGCCATGGGCCGGGGCAGCCCCGGGGAAGCCCCCAGCAACATTTATGCTGAGGTGGAGGTGAAAGTGCCTGATTCAGGGGGTGAGAGCCCGCCGCGCATCCTCAGGCACGAAGTCCTACGGAAGTGCCAGTCCAGGCCTGTCCTAGGAAGCCAG AATCCGGGTGGCCAGCAACTGCATTCTCAGAACTCTGTGGCTGAACCAGGCCTTCCTCTGCCCCATCAGCCCCTGCCCCGCTGGGGGCACACCCTCCCCCACAACCTTCCTAGGCAGGTGCTTCAGGACAGAGGACAGGCGTGGCTCCCCCTGGGGCCTCCTCAGTAG
- the SH2D2A gene encoding SH2 domain-containing protein 2A isoform X2, whose amino-acid sequence MPREEALSLQAETLAWFQKTQAHELLQHGEAPAWFHGFITRREAERLLETEPQGCYLVRFSESAVTFVLTYRSRTCCRHFLLAQLRDGRHVVLGEDSAHARLQDLLLHYTEGPLSPYGEKLTEPLPRQTPEPVGLSLRTEESDPGSKSQDSKPQYSPILKKEQSTAFKQKEGAGEPKEATQPPRPKPRIPARPHLPPEVYTSPAPRPRPTPPHKPSNPIYHEPDEPIAFYAMGRGSPGEAPSNIYAEVEVKVPDSGGESPPRILRHEVLRKCQSRPVLGSQNPGGQQLHSQNSVAEPGLPLPHQPLPRWGHTLPHNLPRQVLQDRGQAWLPLGPPQ is encoded by the exons ATGCCTAGAGAAGAAGCCTTGTCCCTACAAGCAGAGACTCTGGCTTGGTTCCAGAAGACCCAGGCCCATGAGCTCCTGCAGCACGGGGAAGCCCCTGCCTGGTTCCACGGCTTCATCACCCGGAG AGAAGCCGAAAGGTTGCTGGAAACAGAGCCTCAGGGATGTTACTTGGTGCGTTTCAGCGAGAGCGCCGTGACCTTTGTGCTGACTTACAG GAGCCGGACTTGCTGCCGCCACTTCCTGCTGGCCCAGCTCCGGGACGGGCGCCACGTGGTGCTGGGCGAGGACAGCGCCCACGCGCGGCTGCAGGACCTGTTGCTGCACTACACGGAGGGCCCGCTCAGCCCCTACGGGGAGAAGCTCACCGAGCCCCTCCCCCGCCAG ACTCCTGAGCCCGTAGGACTGTCCCTAAGGACTGAAGAATCAGACCCTGGAAGCAAAAGCCAGGACTCAAAACCTCAGTACAGTCCAATTCTCAAAAAGGAGCAGAGTACAGCCTTCAAGCAGAAAGAGGGGGCCGGAGAGCCAAAGGAG GCCACCCAGCCTCCCAGGCCTAAGCCTCGCATCCCCGCCAGACCCCACCTGCCCCCCGAAGTCTACACAAGCCCCGCTCCGAGACCCCGCCCAACCCCGCCCCACAAACCCTCCAACCCCATCTACCACGAACCTGACGAGCCCATAGCTTTCTACGCCATGGGCCGGGGCAGCCCCGGGGAAGCCCCCAGCAACATTTATGCTGAGGTGGAGGTGAAAGTGCCTGATTCAGGGGGTGAGAGCCCGCCGCGCATCCTCAGGCACGAAGTCCTACGGAAGTGCCAGTCCAGGCCTGTCCTAGGAAGCCAG AATCCGGGTGGCCAGCAACTGCATTCTCAGAACTCTGTGGCTGAACCAGGCCTTCCTCTGCCCCATCAGCCCCTGCCCCGCTGGGGGCACACCCTCCCCCACAACCTTCCTAGGCAGGTGCTTCAGGACAGAGGACAGGCGTGGCTCCCCCTGGGGCCTCCTCAGTAG